One region of Erythrolamprus reginae isolate rEryReg1 chromosome 8, rEryReg1.hap1, whole genome shotgun sequence genomic DNA includes:
- the ERMAP gene encoding erythroid membrane-associated protein, whose translation MAVPAPGCSLKDELLCPICLGLYQEPVSFGCEHYFCRRCISEHWSRQEAQAAPARDCPECRRAFSAPALAPSLKLANIVERFAAFPPEAALGAGRGGRGGGTPCGKAHAKVRLFCLTDRAVVCFFCDRPALHEQHQVTGLDEAFEEMQRELKEQLQTLQDSERGHTEALALLKHQLAETKSSAKSLRATIGEAFERLHRLLRERQKAMLEELEADTARTLTDIEQKIQRYSQQLRKVQEGSQILQERLAETDKHNFLAGIASLSERLKGKIHETSLTYEDFPTSKYMGPLQYTIWKSLFQDIQPVPATLTLDPATAHQRLILSDDCTLVSYGNLHPQPLQDSPKRFDVEVSVLGSEAFNSGIHYWEVVVLEKTQWMIGLAHEAVTRKGNIQIQPSRGFYCIVMHDGNQYSACTEPWTRLNVKSKLEKVGVFLDYAKGLLIFYNADDMSWLYTFREKFPGKLCSYFSPGQSHANGKNVQPLRINTIRI comes from the exons ATGGCGGTGCCGGCTCCGGGCTGCAGCCTGAAAGACGAGCTGCTGTGCCCGATCTGCCTGGGCCTCTACCAGGAGCCCGTCAGCTTCGGCTGCGAGCATtacttctgccgccgctgcatcTCCGAGCACTGGAGCCGACAGGAAGCGCAGGCGGCGCCCGCCCGCGATTGCCCCGAGTGCCGCCGGGCTTTCTCGGCGCCGGCCTTGGCGCCCAGCCTCAAGCTGGCCAACATCGTCGAGCGCTTCGCCGCTTTCCCTCCCGAGGCCGCCCTGGGCGCCGGCCGGGGAGGCCGAGGCGGAGGGACGCCCTGCGGGAAAGCCCACGCCAAAGTCCGCCTCTTCTGCCTGACAGACCGCGCCGTCGTCTGCTTCTTCTGCGACCGGCCCGCCCTGCACGAGCAGCACCAGGTCACCGGCCTGGACGAGGCCTTCGAGGAGATGCAG AGAGAGCTGAAGGAACAGCTGCAGACCCTCCAGGACAGTGAGCGTGGGCACACGGAGGCCCTGGCTCTGCTGAAGCACCAGCTGGCCGAAACCAAG TCCTCGGCCAAGAGCTTGCGGGCCACCATCGGTGAGGCCTTTGAGCGGCTGCACCGGCTTCTCCGTGAGCGCCAGAAGGCCATGCTGGAGGAGCTGGAGGCCGACACGGCCCGGACGCTAACCGACATCGAGCAGAAGATCCAGCGCTACAGCCAGCAGCTGCGCAAGGTGCAGGAGGGAAGCCAGATCCTGCAGGAGAGGCTGGCGGAAACCGACAAGCACAACTTCCTGGCGGGCATCGCCTCCCTCTCGGAGAG GCTGAAGGGGAAGATCCACGAAACGAGTCTCACCTACGAGGATTTCCCCACGTCGAAGTACATGGGGCCTCTGCAGTACACCATCTGGAAATCCCTCTTCCAGGACATCCAGCCAG tgccCGCCACGCTGACCCTGGACCCGGCCACCGCTCACCAGCGCCTGATCCTCTCCGACGACTGCACCCTCGTCTCCTACGGCAACCTGCACCCGCAGCCACTGCAGGACTCTCCCAAGCGCTTCGACGTGGAGGTCTCGGTGCTGGGCTCGGAGGCCTTCAACAGTGGCATCCACTACTGGGAGGTGGTGGTCTTGGAAAAGACCCAGTGGATGATCGGGTTGGCCCATGAGGCCGTCACCCGCAAGGGCAACATCCAGATCCAGCCCAGCCGCGGCTTCTACTGCATCGTCATGCATGACGGGAACCAGTACAGCGCCTGCACCGAGCCCTGGACGCGGCTGAACGTCAAGAGCAAGCTGGAGAAGGTCGGGGTCTTCCTGGATTACGCCAAGGGGCTGCTCATTTTCTACAACGCTGATGACATGTCCTGGCTTTACACTTTCCGGGAGAAGTTCCCGGGGAAACTCTGCTCCTACTTCAGCCCCGGACAGAGCCACGCCAACGGGAAGAACGTGCAGCCGCTCCGGATTAACACTATCCGCATCTGA
- the SVBP gene encoding small vasohibin-binding protein: MEPGGGRREKPPPPPLVLPPAKGKEGPGSSGGGGNARLEKAKQRSAQQELKQRQRAEIYALNRVMTELEQQQFDAFCKQMRASSE; the protein is encoded by the exons ATGGAGCCCGGCGGGGGCCGACGCGagaagccaccgccgccgccgttAGTGCTGCCTCccgccaaaggcaaggagggcccCGGgtccagcggcggcggcggcaacgcccgcctggagaaggccaagcaACGCTCGGCTCAGCAGGAGCTGAAGCAGCGGCAGCGCGCCGAG ATCTATGCCCTCAACCGAGTGATGACAGAGCTGGAGCAGCAACAATTTGATGCCTTCTGCAAGCAGATGAGGGCTTCCAGTGAGTGA